The following are encoded together in the Nocardioides okcheonensis genome:
- a CDS encoding TetR/AcrR family transcriptional regulator: MERTGFGDPARLLPLLWQPSTRVGRTGLTVEGIVEGAVALVREGGLADLSMRKLADRLGVGTMTLYAHIPGRAELLDLMVDNAHAATADSYAAHTTSSWREGITTIAETNWHLFETHPWLLDVDVSRPPLGPGTTEKYEIELRLLSSLKVGEVTMDTTLALVLEHVRSTARQALVGQREPHESEARWWATAGPLLNAYMNSEHYPYATRVGQAVGEAHGAASDARHAYEFGLDIITAGLDALSSDATENTET; this comes from the coding sequence GTGGAGCGCACGGGCTTTGGTGATCCGGCGCGGCTCCTGCCGCTGCTGTGGCAGCCGAGTACGCGCGTGGGGCGCACCGGACTGACGGTCGAGGGAATCGTCGAGGGTGCCGTCGCCCTGGTCCGCGAGGGCGGACTGGCCGATCTGTCCATGAGGAAGCTGGCCGACCGCCTCGGCGTGGGAACCATGACGCTCTACGCCCATATCCCGGGCCGGGCCGAACTCCTCGACCTGATGGTCGACAACGCACACGCAGCAACCGCCGACTCCTACGCGGCGCACACCACCTCCTCGTGGCGAGAGGGAATTACGACGATCGCCGAGACGAACTGGCACCTGTTCGAGACGCACCCGTGGCTCCTGGACGTCGACGTCAGCCGGCCACCCCTCGGCCCGGGAACCACCGAGAAGTACGAGATTGAGCTGAGGCTGCTCTCGAGTCTGAAGGTCGGCGAGGTCACGATGGACACCACCCTCGCGCTCGTGCTGGAACATGTCCGCAGCACCGCACGGCAAGCACTGGTTGGCCAGCGTGAGCCGCATGAGTCAGAAGCGAGATGGTGGGCAACCGCCGGCCCACTCCTCAACGCCTACATGAATTCTGAACACTATCCGTACGCCACACGCGTCGGACAGGCCGTCGGAGAGGCGCACGGAGCCGCTTCGGATGCTCGCCACGCCTACGAGTTCGGATTGGACATCATCACAGCCGGGCTCGACGCCCTGTCATCCGACGCTACCGAGAACACAGAGACGTGA